Below is a genomic region from Candidatus Tanganyikabacteria bacterium.
GAAGCGCAACTCGGTCACCTTCTCTCCCCTGACGTAGGCCGCGATGGCGGTGACCCGCGACGTGGCCGGATCGAGCGTCACGGTCTCCTTGTCGATCTCGCCGTCGAGGCGCGAGACGGTCGTGACCGTCAGGACATGGGGTTGTCCGGCACCGGGTTTCCAGTTGGCGCCCTTGCCGGTGAGGCGGCGGAGTTGCGCGATCGGGAGGGCGTCGCGGAACAGGTGGTTGCGGTTGGTGGCCAGGCGGGTGTCGTCGGCGACGAGTCTGACGGGCACGAGCGACAGCAAACCGCTGCCCTTGGCCCACAGGACGCTCCCGTCCGCGGTGGCCAGCACGGCGCCGGTCAGGAAGGGGGTCGCGGTTTCCTGGACTTCGACGCGCAACCGCTCGGGCGCCGCCCACAGCACGCGGGACCGAGACGATGCCTTGCGAAGCGCCGCCTCCTTCTTCCCGCCGTTGAAGTGCCCCGCGCTGAACGCCTCGAATTCGCCCGAGAGGCTGGTCGCGCTTGCCAGGGCCGCCCGCGCCGCCTGGAGCTGGCGCCAGCCGACCTCCTCGGCGTCGGTCAGGGCCGGCGGCGGGCTACTGGCCGGCGCGACCTGCGCCCCGGGCACGACGACGGGAGCGCTGGCGCCGGAACTGCCGCACCCCGAGGAGAGGAGCGCGAGCGCCGCCATCAAGGCGAGGCGGCGGTGCGAGATCTGCATCATCTCCTATCGGGCGTAGCTGAGCCGCACTTTCGCGGGCGTCCTCGGCTCGGTCACCTGGAGGGATGGATCAAGGGCCGTACTGGCTGGGATCGCCCGCCAGCAGCACCGCCAGCAGGCCCAGCAACTGGACTTCGTGCGCCTGCAGCGTGGTGGTGACGACGAACGTACCGGCCGGCGTGCGACCTTCGATGCGCACGTTCCGGCGCTCGAGGTAAATGGTGCGGCCGCCCGCTTCGGCCCGGGACCCGAATTTTCCGTCGTAGACCCCACTGACCGCCTTGCCGCCGGCTTCGCCCGTCAGCGTGTAGTCGTTGCCGACCCGCAACCTGACCCGCTTGCCGCCGACGCTGCCGCCGACCTCGTCGTAGAAGGTCTCCTCGACCCGGAAAGCGGCCCGCCCCCACTGGCCTTGCAGCAAGTCGTCGTAGCCGACGCCGCGCAGCAGCCAGGAATCGATCTCGCCGGCGTAGTAGTTGTTGAATTCGCGTTCTGCGCTGATCTGGCCGGCAAGAAGCCCGACAGGTTTCGCCGGGGTGCCGCCGGCAGCGGGGCTATGCGCCGTCGCACCGCAGCCCGCCAGCAAGAGCGACCCTGCCAGGACTAGCCAGGAAGCCGGAACCAGGCGCATGGGATTGTTGCCTCCGCGTAAAGTTTTCTTGAAGTTCCGGTTAATCCTAGACCGCCGGCTCCGGTGTGGCAACACGGCGCCCGCGAGGGACCCTGAACTTAACCTCTCCTTGATGCCCGATCGAGAAAGCGGCCGGGGCCGCGCGCCGAGAACCTCAGGAGTCGAGGAGGACTTCGGGAAAGTGCGGGCGTTCGCGGACGAAGCGCGCAAGGCGCTCAAGCGGCAGGCAGGGCACACGGTGCGCTCCCACCTGCGCGCGCCGCGAGGCTTCGGTCGCAGCGGCAGCGCCGGCATCCGGCCAACCCTGTTGCCGGACGAGATCAAGATCTCGGCCAGGCGCTTCGATCGCCTGGTCTTTCCGGACGGCTTCAAGTGGGGCGTCGCGGTCGCGGGCGCGCAGACCGAGGGGCACGATGTTTCCTCCAACTGGGCGCGGTTTCTGGCCAGGAAGCACGGGAAGGGCCACGTGGCGCGGGCCGAGGCCGTCGATTTCTGGCATCGCTTCACCGAGGACATCGCCCGGGCCGAGAAGTCCGGTGCCAACCTCTTCCGCTTCTCGGTCGAGTGGGGGCGCATCGAACCGCGGCCGGGCGTCATCGACCGCGCCGCCCTCGCCCGGTACGTCAAGATGGTCGATCGCATAAACAAGAGCGGCATGGAACCGCTAGTCACGCTCCACCATTTCTCGCATCCCGGTTGGCTGGATGAGACCGCGGGAGGATGGCAGGTCGGCAAGGCCCGCCTGGGAGGCCGATCAGGCTGGGAGCGCGCCGACATGCCCGACCGTTTCGCCGCCTTCACCGAGACCGTCGCCACCGCGCTCAAGGGCAAGGTCAAGCGCTGGATAACCATCAACGAGCCCAACGTCGAGCCGATCGCGGGCTATGGCGTGGGCTTCTTCCCGCCCGGGAAGAAGAATCCCCTTGCAGTGGGCCGGGTGGTCGAGAACATCACCCGGGCGCACGTGAAGGCCTACGACGTCCTCCACCGCATCGACCCGACCGCCGAGGTCTCGAGCAACGTCTTCCGGATGGAAATGGACATCAGGGGCAAGTTGCAGGCTGCCCCGGGGCTCATCGACCCGGCCCACCGGATGTTGCAGCGCTGGACGCGCTGGCAGGATCGACCGGGCGGCCCGGTCCGCAACACGCTGGATTTCCTGTCCTTCGACTACTACTACGCCCTGAAGCCCACCGAACTGAGCAAGGCCATGCCGGCCTACAACTGGCCCGTTCGTCCCGAAGGCCTCTACCAGGCGCTCAAGGAGTATCACCAGAAGTTCGGCCTGCCGCTGCTGATCGCCGAAAACGGCCTGGCGTCGTACCGAGGCGGCCCACGGCCGGACGGTTGGACCCGCGAGGCCTACCTGGTCAACCACCTGGTGCAAGTCAAGCGCGCCATCGACGACGGCGTCCCGGTCAAGGGCTACACCCACTGGACGCTGACGGACAACTACGAGTGGGGCAGCTTCGATCCCACTTTCGGGCTCTACGCCATCGATCGCGCCGGCGGTGCCTTGAAACGGCGCGCCACCCCGGCCCTCGAGATCTTCAAGCGCATCACCGGCTCCAACTCGCTACCCGCGGACTTGCTGGCCCGGTACGCAGGCAGGCGCTCGTGATCCGGCCGACGCGCGCCCCGATCTTGCGCCAGGCTCCGCCGCGGCCCGCGGCGGATACGGCGGCGCGGCTCAAAGCGACCATCGGCCGCATCATGGCGGCCGAGGCGGCCGACGGGCCCTGGGCAGCCGAGGGGATCTGCCTGGATCTCGCCGGCAAATGGGTCGAACGCCTCCGCCGCGAAGGCATCCCCGCCTTTCTCGCGACCGTGGATCCCGACCAGTTCGGGGGATCGGTGCTGGTCGACGGCAAGGCGACCCGTGCGGGCAAGTTCCATGCCTTCGTCATCGTGCGGCCGAAGGGCGGGCCAGAGATCATCCTGGACGCGTCCGTGCGCCAGTTCATCGCCGGCTCCGCGAGCCGTCCAGGCGTGCCCGAGGTGTTCGTGGGTACCGTGGGCGAAGCCGCCGCCCTGTTCCGGAGATTCCGCCCCGCTCTGCGCCTCGAGATAGAGGGCGATGCGCGCGTCGGGCGCTACGATCCGGCGTCGTTCGCCGACCTCGTTTACGGCGCGGGAAGCCAAGCGCGGGCCCGGCAGGTCTACTGATTCCTGGCTAGCTGAGCGATGCCTCGCCCTACAGCGGGACGTAGACCCCCAGCACGAAGTCGTTTCCCGGCGGGAAGCGCTCGGGTCCGCCGTAGGTCATCTCGCCGTCGTTGAAGAAGCGGCCTCCTCCCGCGGCGATCGAGATGTCGCCGGCCTTGGGATGGCGGGTGCCCGGGGAGCCTGCGCGCACGACCACGACGGCCCCCGGAGGAGCGTCGTAGGGATTGTCCAGGGGCAGGCGCCTGAGGCCGAGCACCGCTGCGTTGTCTCCCTCGTTGGCGAAATCGGCGAAATGGCGGGCGTAACGCGAGTACTCCCACGGTAGCGGGGACTCGGCGATGTTGGCGTAGCCCGATCGAAGCAGGTAGTTCGTGACGGCGGCGTAGCAGCGGCCGGCCGGGGAGCGGCCATTCGCCCCGCGCCTGGCCACACTGACGAGG
It encodes:
- a CDS encoding glycoside hydrolase family 1 protein, giving the protein MRAFADEARKALKRQAGHTVRSHLRAPRGFGRSGSAGIRPTLLPDEIKISARRFDRLVFPDGFKWGVAVAGAQTEGHDVSSNWARFLARKHGKGHVARAEAVDFWHRFTEDIARAEKSGANLFRFSVEWGRIEPRPGVIDRAALARYVKMVDRINKSGMEPLVTLHHFSHPGWLDETAGGWQVGKARLGGRSGWERADMPDRFAAFTETVATALKGKVKRWITINEPNVEPIAGYGVGFFPPGKKNPLAVGRVVENITRAHVKAYDVLHRIDPTAEVSSNVFRMEMDIRGKLQAAPGLIDPAHRMLQRWTRWQDRPGGPVRNTLDFLSFDYYYALKPTELSKAMPAYNWPVRPEGLYQALKEYHQKFGLPLLIAENGLASYRGGPRPDGWTREAYLVNHLVQVKRAIDDGVPVKGYTHWTLTDNYEWGSFDPTFGLYAIDRAGGALKRRATPALEIFKRITGSNSLPADLLARYAGRRS